CAATTTTGAGGATGTCGTTGATGCTTCTGATAATGGATTCGATGTCCACGGCGTCGCAGCACACACCGTCGGTAAGACGGACGGCAGATGGATACTTTGGCTTCTTGGGCGATCCTGCAGGACCACCCGACAGCGAGGCTGTGTCCACCATAAAAATGGTGTTGCGGACCTGGTGCACTAGCGGGTAGGCTGGGCTTTTGGTGGAAATGTGCTCGTCCTCAGAAAAGTGCACAAAGTAGCGGAGCTTCTTGGTGCCGTTGAGGAACACGTTGCGCAGCTCTATCATTAGGGTGATTTTAGTGTTGGTCTCCGGGTTGTAGTATATTAGCTCGTACTCCGAGAGGTTATGCAGTTGGAGAGACACAGTAGTGTAGCCGTTTTGGTTCTGGCCCTGGTTCTGCGCGTGGTCCTTGGTGGGCGGGTCTGTCAGGATGGATTCCAGAACGCCAAAGAAGCCCGACGTGAACCGGAGGTaattgaagatgaagtGGTAGTCCTGCTTGCCGGCCTCGATGAACGGCTGAACAATGTGCTGTGGGTTCGACGGAGAGAGGTTGATCTTCAGGTTCTCAACGCTGTGGTCACTTGTAACTATGTTGGTCATGCAGTCGTGCGCGTCTTTGCTGTTCTTCAGGTACTTAAACGCGATCTCGTTGGGCTTGAGTGCCACAATGCTAAAGTTTTCCGAGTAAAACTCATGCAGCCTCTCTATGACGTCTGTGAGAATCACAATCTGCatcagcttctgcttgaaCACCTGAAAGTACTGCACAATGTTGTTGAGGTCGGTGAATTCCTCCGACatgaaaaaagagagcGCGCCTTTGCCGGTGAACTGGATTAACATATCGTTGTACTGGTATCCTATCACCTTGCTGTCATGCTTGAACTTcccaaagagcttgatcGTGGACTCATGGTAGTCAATTCTCAGAAACATGGTTTTTTCTAGGATATGGCTCAGCGCGTTGGAACCACCCAGGAACGACTCGAGTTCAATGCCGATAATCGACAAATGGTGTGTCTTGTTGTCCTGTAACATGTAGTCAGGCAAGGCCGCAAGATTATCGCCCGCGCAGATTTTGTTGCGCATGTGTAGCTCGTTGAGAGAATCGATTATCATATGATCGATAATCTTATGCAGGCAGGTCTTCTTCAGATAAATGATCTTCTGATATGTCATAGACTCAAGTTTCAGTATCATCAAATTTTCGGTATCGAGGTACTTCAACTCCCAGCTCCCCTTGGATGCCGTAATCTTACCAATCCGCTTCTCAATGACGCAAGCAGTATTCGACGAAACCACACTGAGGATCAAGTACCAGTTTGCAGGCCAATTGTCCAGTCGTATGAAAATGTCGCGGGACaaaatcttcttttgagcccTACTAGCGTCTTTTGACACCGGTCCGCCGAGCTGGATCACATTGTTACAAACCCAACCAACCTTTTCGAACATGTTTCTTAGAACCAGGATAGTCTTGTCTAGCTTTAGTCTGCTGAGaattttgataaaatcTTCTGTTGTGCTAGTAGCATTGATTTGGTTGATGTAGTACGTTAGCAGTCCGCTTGGATTTCTCACGTAGAACACACCACTCGTAGGATTGATCTTGAGTTGAATGGGCATCACGGACGCTGGTGTTGTCGGCACATTGAATAGCAATGCATCGGATGTCTCCTCGTCCTCTTGTAGAACTCCAGTGGACAAAAGCTCTGTCTTGATCATCTGCGAATGATTGAACATGATTTCATCCAGGATGACACCCAAGTTGTTAAGAACATTGGTATAACGGACTGGTACGTCAATTTGCCTGTCAAACCCGCCTTCTATGTCCCACCTTAAAATTATGTTACCCGTTTGTCTCTCTATTCCGATGGTAGCGTTACATTTGCCGCTCAATCTGCTATGCAACCAGTACTTCAGACCAATACGGTTCTTCCGTGGGTCATAGTGATGTAACAAGTTTCCACCGGAGTATTTGCCATTAGACTCCAAATCAAGCAGTTCGGCGTGCAACATGTACATTTGAGTCGAAAGAACGTAATTGTGCAACAACTTGTATAGGGAAAATAGGGGCCGTGGGCTCTTGTATAGTAGCTCGTTGATgactttttccagcttgtaTTTGTTAAGAGGCAAGAACTCATTGAACAGTAGCCGGAGgtcaacaaagaaaagaggTGACCGTTGATTAGTCGTCGAAAGTTGGATCTCAAACTCGTTTTCAACGCGGATCGACAGTCTTCCGTCTCGGACGGAATAATGGCTAAACTGCTCTGGGACCTCCATGAGCGATACTTTGACTGACATTATGATGTTCATgtctttcaacttctttagGATTAGCTTTGCAGGAATAGCTGCCGCGCCTGTCTCGGGGTTAGAGTTCGTATCCTCACCACTGAGCCTGAAATTGTGCGTCGGCAGGTTGGGCCTCCCCAGGCTGAGAACCTCCAGGGCCGTTATCAGATCTGGGTTGGGCAGTTTTGCATTGGTCATTCCTGCCTGGCTGCTTTTCAGGGCCCATATGCAGTTGTTGACGGCCATGTTAGAATTACGGAACCAGTTCAACAGGTCGATCATTGTGCTAAAATTGTTATTCTTGATCGTCCTGCACCATTTCACAAGCACATAAATCTTGAGAAACTGGTTTCTCAGAAACACCACTAGTTGCAAAAAGGTTGTCTTCTTGGCACTGCTATCCTGACCCTCGTGTACGCTGGTCTTCAAGAATTGCACCAGCTCTTTAACCGCGAATACGGTGAGATTCCGGATcagcagcgccagcggAAGTTGGTTGACCTCCACGTGCGGAAGCTCCGGCGCCTTAGTCACTGCCACTGATTCGCTGTTCTCTTTTCCACGCTTCTGACTGACCATCTTTGATGACCCATTGGCTAGCTGCGAATTTTTTTCTGCGTTCGCCCCTCCATTAACTTGCAGCATGGTGAGACCTTGAACCTCGGTTGTCATTCAGCTTTCGCGCGTCCGCCGACTCTCCTACGTATTACAAGAACCTGATTATTCTGGAAGTGAGTTTAGATGGTAAATGGAGGAAGTTCATCTAACTTACAATGTCGGGCCGGGTGACCGTTGACGATGACCTTAATGATTTTGTAGGGTGGGAGAGCACCTTGGTTGAGCGAGCGCAAGACGATTAGGTGAGTTCATTAAATAGCTCATCAAAGCTCCAGAGAGACACGCATTTTCCAAGGTGAGTTGCTTGTGTTGTTCGgtgttctttttttgccAGGTCAGGTTTGGAAATTAGGGTAAAGTTGACGTGAATATAGTTTACAGCTTCCTTCATCAGGGGAGCAATCAATCAGCGTAAGAGTCTTTTATGGGCAATTAATGCGTGTAATCGAGATGTCTACGTCAGATTTTGAACAGTGGGACCCTGTGGACGACGACCAAGGGTCTTCAACCAGCCCTTCTACGGAGCCCACGCTTTTAGGGCCAACCCCTTCAGAGAACACCAGCGAGCCGCTAGAGCGCAGCAAGATGTCGAGATCGCCTATTCGATCGCTACAAAGTTCCAAACGTGAGTCAGTCTCTTCAATCGATGGCGCGGCTTTGAAATCGACACCTGCCGACCCGCAGCTGTCCGCGGTGGACCCCGTTACAGGAGTGAATAGCCCGTTAACTAGTAAAAATGGCTCTGCTTTAAGCTCGGTCAGTCACATCATAGGATCTACAAAAGCGTCGGCGGTTCCAGAAGACGTGGGGGATGCGTCGAACAAttcttttttcaacagcaTGCTAACAACGCTTTCGTTCAAAGGCTCTTCAAGCAACCCGCCGCTACCGCCGGTACAAACGGATACCCCACAACAGGCGCCTAAAATTATTTCATACCGGCGAGAAACcccttccaaaaaaaacagaCGTTCAACGAGCGCGGACAGTAGTTCACTCGCGTCGCCCCTGCAAGAAATGGAGAAACCTGACGTTTTAATCCTCCAAGAATAtaacaaaaagctttatgtGGAAGAGCGGTTTGCAAAAACCAATTACCATTATGCTACCGAGGAGCGGAATGCAGACCTGCATAAAATATTCAAATCAATTCCACTTGACGACCGCCTCTTAGATGATTTCAGTTGCGCGCTGAGCCGTGAATTTCTATTTCAGGGTAGGGTTTACATTACTGAGTCTAACATATGTTTTAACTCCAATCTACTAGGTTGGGTGACGCACCTTGTGATATCTATGAAGGACATTACGACGATGGAAAAAACTTCAACCGCCGGGCTATTTCCTAATGGGATAGCTATAGAGACTCGCATGGGCAAACACCAATTTGTTAGCTTTATTTCACGGGACTCTACCTttgacttcatcaaagCTGTATGGTCTCAGTTCAATGGCACTGACGCGGCGGAGCTTCCTGTCATGAGTAGGCAATCCAGCGTTCCAAGTATTCGCGATGACCTCAAAGCGCACACTGAACTAGTTGCCACTCTCGTACCAACCGACGGAAATTTTGACATACCGCCCAGTCGCGCCTCGATTATAAGTGAAAATGACGCAGCTATAGAGGATGCAATTCTTTCAGTAGATGATTTTACGCCCACAATTACCTTAAAGAACGGCGTGAAGAGTTTAGCTGGCGACGATGACGctgaagacgacgacgacgatgatgatTACGAGTACGAggatgacgatgacgatAACTGCTCAAATTCAAATGACCTGACTTCTCTTGCAATCATTGAAAGCGAAACGGCTTTGGCCACCCAAAAGGTTTATGTACTGAAAGAAGGCTCCGGTTTCGAGTACGACGGGCCttcatttttccaagaaacaaaattCCTATATGACCCTAACCAGAACAACGA
The Lachancea thermotolerans CBS 6340 chromosome G complete sequence genome window above contains:
- the RGR1 gene encoding Rgr1p (similar to uniprot|P19263 Saccharomyces cerevisiae YLR071C RGR1 Component of RNA polymerase II holoenzyme/mediator complex affects chromatin structure and transcriptional regulation of diverse genes required for glucose repression HO repression RME1 repression and sporulation), whose amino-acid sequence is MTTEVQGLTMLQVNGGANAEKNSQLANGSSKMVSQKRGKENSESVAVTKAPELPHVEVNQLPLALLIRNLTVFAVKELVQFLKTSVHEGQDSSAKKTTFLQLVVFLRNQFLKIYVLVKWCRTIKNNNFSTMIDLLNWFRNSNMAVNNCIWALKSSQAGMTNAKLPNPDLITALEVLSLGRPNLPTHNFRLSGEDTNSNPETGAAAIPAKLILKKLKDMNIIMSVKVSLMEVPEQFSHYSVRDGRLSIRVENEFEIQLSTTNQRSPLFFVDLRLLFNEFLPLNKYKLEKVINELLYKSPRPLFSLYKLLHNYVLSTQMYMLHAELLDLESNGKYSGGNLLHHYDPRKNRIGLKYWLHSRLSGKCNATIGIERQTGNIILRWDIEGGFDRQIDVPVRYTNVLNNLGVILDEIMFNHSQMIKTELLSTGVLQEDEETSDALLFNVPTTPASVMPIQLKINPTSGVFYVRNPSGLLTYYINQINATSTTEDFIKILSRLKLDKTILVLRNMFEKVGWVCNNVIQLGGPVSKDASRAQKKILSRDIFIRLDNWPANWYLILSVVSSNTACVIEKRIGKITASKGSWELKYLDTENLMILKLESMTYQKIIYLKKTCLHKIIDHMIIDSLNELHMRNKICAGDNLAALPDYMLQDNKTHHLSIIGIELESFLGGSNALSHILEKTMFLRIDYHESTIKLFGKFKHDSKVIGYQYNDMLIQFTGKGALSFFMSEEFTDLNNIVQYFQVFKQKLMQIVILTDVIERLHEFYSENFSIVALKPNEIAFKYLKNSKDAHDCMTNIVTSDHSVENLKINLSPSNPQHIVQPFIEAGKQDYHFIFNYLRFTSGFFGVLESILTDPPTKDHAQNQGQNQNGYTTVSLQLHNLSEYELIYYNPETNTKITLMIELRNVFLNGTKKLRYFVHFSEDEHISTKSPAYPLVHQVRNTIFMVDTASLSGGPAGSPKKPKYPSAVRLTDGVCCDAVDIESIIRSINDILKIDCM
- the LAM6 gene encoding Lam6p (weakly similar to uniprot|P43560 Saccharomyces cerevisiae YFL042C Due to a sequence change (deletion of G at 46151) YFL043C is now part of YFL042C.), with translation MRVIEMSTSDFEQWDPVDDDQGSSTSPSTEPTLLGPTPSENTSEPLERSKMSRSPIRSLQSSKRESVSSIDGAALKSTPADPQLSAVDPVTGVNSPLTSKNGSALSSVSHIIGSTKASAVPEDVGDASNNSFFNSMLTTLSFKGSSSNPPLPPVQTDTPQQAPKIISYRRETPSKKNRRSTSADSSSLASPLQEMEKPDVLILQEYNKKLYVEERFAKTNYHYATEERNADLHKIFKSIPLDDRLLDDFSCALSREFLFQGRVYITESNICFNSNLLGWVTHLVISMKDITTMEKTSTAGLFPNGIAIETRMGKHQFVSFISRDSTFDFIKAVWSQFNGTDAAELPVMSRQSSVPSIRDDLKAHTELVATLVPTDGNFDIPPSRASIISENDAAIEDAILSVDDFTPTITLKNGVKSLAGDDDAEDDDDDDDYEYEDDDDDNCSNSNDLTSLAIIESETALATQKVYVLKEGSGFEYDGPSFFQETKFLYDPNQNNETVLAEEELKAPPGVVYQLIFSGDNTSFLEAFLKGQNSSNLSDIPAFDQVNKDGQQYREYSYAKALNYAVGPKSTKCLATDTVLGLDYENCINVVNTTKTPDVPSGNSFCVKTRYMLRWASPNTSVLKISFWVEWTGSSWIKSMIDKSCKAGQIEATDAFIELIREYVDKFTRSSQIEVKQQPQKRQPQSRRVSRNSPRLPKPTVVEEEEVTAIVEPPKPTQWGLLGQASVTNVLLIINFVLLLVVMMREQTILKQLKRANAKNWSSEKNISIDQVVSHFKSLLGNTLETTNADKGGKPLALREWLERHGAPEDSYNVDVQKRKQYQRYLRYVVDQWMDGEVSLRETDNLLLKLNKLIDVVNSTRLSAGESERVDASKIKDAVDYLIDT